One Qiania dongpingensis genomic window carries:
- a CDS encoding class II aldolase/adducin family protein yields the protein MSKNEGTLMSDQEAKEAIVEIGRRIYNKGFVASNDGNISVKVGENELWATPTGVSKGFMTPEMLVRLDMDGTVLEGDCRPSCEIKMHLRVFRENPSVTAVVHAHPMMATAYAIAGRPLDKPIITEGVLQLGVVPLAPYATPSTEEVPDSIAPYCKDYNAVLLANHGALTWGKDILEAWRRMESVEYYASIMMITEKVLGESRELTKEQIERLVTIRESMGIMTGGVPSGA from the coding sequence ATGAGTAAAAATGAGGGTACCCTGATGTCGGACCAGGAAGCAAAAGAAGCAATTGTGGAAATCGGCAGAAGGATATACAATAAAGGGTTTGTAGCGTCCAATGACGGGAATATCAGCGTCAAGGTAGGCGAAAATGAGCTTTGGGCCACACCCACGGGTGTCTCCAAAGGATTTATGACGCCGGAGATGCTGGTCAGGCTGGATATGGACGGAACGGTTCTGGAGGGGGACTGCCGGCCGTCCTGTGAGATCAAGATGCATCTGAGAGTCTTCCGGGAGAACCCGTCTGTGACCGCGGTCGTCCACGCCCATCCGATGATGGCCACGGCGTATGCCATTGCCGGCCGGCCGCTTGACAAGCCGATCATTACGGAGGGTGTCCTGCAGCTGGGCGTAGTCCCGCTGGCGCCTTACGCGACGCCAAGCACAGAAGAGGTTCCGGATTCCATCGCGCCGTACTGCAAAGACTACAATGCTGTTCTTTTGGCGAATCACGGCGCTCTGACCTGGGGCAAGGATATCTTGGAAGCCTGGAGGCGGATGGAATCGGTGGAATATTACGCGTCTATTATGATGATCACAGAAAAGGTATTGGGAGAGAGCCGGGAGCTGACGAAGGAACAGATCGAACGGCTTGTGACGATCAGAGAATCCATGGGGATCATGACGGGAGGAGTACCGTCGGGAGCATGA
- a CDS encoding DeoR/GlpR family DNA-binding transcription regulator codes for MLAVTRRNLIKAQIQEKKSVTVPALAKKFEVTEETIRRDLKILEGEGVLSRTYGGAFIQNGVQNEVDFTVRMDAYVDSKTIIAESCRKLVSHGDSIYLDNSTTALFVAESLMQFRITVVTNSLAIINRLCGQSNIHLIAVGGSFDSDTNSFMGAGTLNALSAYHVDKAFLSCRSLSMEHGVTDSYEELAHLRRVILNRANESYLIADHSKFNYASFVKISGFEPISGIVTDKALSPEWRSFLAEKGIACYDGPTLPPGDC; via the coding sequence ATGCTCGCGGTTACCAGAAGGAACTTGATCAAAGCCCAGATACAGGAAAAGAAAAGTGTCACCGTGCCTGCCCTGGCAAAAAAATTTGAGGTCACAGAAGAAACCATCCGCCGTGATCTAAAGATTTTGGAAGGTGAGGGAGTACTCTCCCGCACCTATGGAGGCGCCTTCATTCAGAACGGCGTCCAAAATGAAGTGGATTTTACAGTCCGGATGGATGCCTACGTTGACAGCAAGACTATCATTGCGGAATCCTGCCGGAAGCTTGTCAGCCACGGCGATTCCATCTATCTGGACAACTCCACAACCGCCCTGTTCGTTGCAGAAAGCCTGATGCAGTTCCGCATTACCGTCGTAACCAATTCTCTTGCCATCATCAATCGGCTGTGTGGTCAAAGCAATATTCATCTGATCGCGGTCGGCGGTTCCTTCGATTCTGACACCAATTCCTTCATGGGAGCCGGTACTCTGAACGCCCTTTCCGCTTATCATGTGGACAAGGCTTTTCTCTCCTGCCGTTCTCTCTCCATGGAACACGGCGTCACCGATTCCTATGAGGAGCTGGCCCATCTGCGCCGGGTCATCTTAAACCGTGCGAACGAGTCTTATCTCATCGCCGACCATTCCAAGTTCAATTATGCCTCTTTTGTAAAAATCAGCGGCTTTGAACCGATCAGTGGTATTGTCACCGACAAAGCACTGTCCCCGGAATGGCGGAGCTTCCTGGCTGAAAAAGGCATCGCCTGCTATGACGGCCCGACGCTCCCGCCCGGAGACTGCTGA